CTTTTCCAGCTCGATCCGAGGTCCGTCACTTCCTCCACCGTCACAGTTGCCTTCACGTCCTCTGCCCCGCCGTCCTTCCCGATACCAGCGCTTTTCAATACCACAGGAACGGAAGCACCCTTCTCAAACTTCACCGTCACGGGGTTCGTCACAGCCTCCTGACAGGATATGACAAACGGAATCTCTCCTTTCACTCTTATCCACTGCGTGCCAGGCGCCGGAAGCCACCCCCCGGGACTCGCCAGCAAGACCTTCTTCCGCACGTTAGACCGGAAATGGGAACACGCGTCCCAAACCTTGCCTCCCGCAGAATCCTCCATGACCACCCGGGATGATCCATCTTCACACCAGTCAATCCTCCAGCCCGGTGTTTCAAACACCTCCCACCTCAGCATCATCTCCCACTTTCTCCCCAATCCTTCATCCTGGGAAAAAAACACCCACTTATTGCGGAAACCCTTCACTGCCAGCCCTATATGCGGACTCTCTTTCATTTCCAGCGTTCTTATCGCCAGCCGTAAAGGAGGCAAAGAAAGATCTTCTCCCATCACGGAAGAACACAAGCCGAATCCACCGGCCACGGCAGCCAATGACAGCAGAGAGAGAAACTTCATCATAGGATATGTTGGAGTGTTAACACAAATACTTTGATGCACAAGAAGAAATAACATTTTTCATAAAGAGGGGTACCGTGCATACAAGAAAAAAATGCACGCAAATCTTCCGCCCTCAGCACCCCAATAAATAAAAAAGCTCACGGAGGGCAACCATGAAATTAAACGTCCTCATGACATGGAACACCATCAAAACGGCTGCAAATGGAAAATATATGAAAAACAATCATAAAATATTATATATGAAACATTTATAACATTGAATAATGCTTTTGTTCAATCAACTTTGATCGAAAAACTATTGATGATGATTCCGGACAATAACAAAAGAGGCAATAACAGCCCGGAACGGCTTGTCCCATGCTCTCCGTTTCAGCCATTCCGATGGCCGGATTCAAATCTTGTACTCTCTTCCGGTCTGAATTCAGGAAAACTGGAAAATGAGCCTGCTGTAAGAAACGCAGGAAAAACAGAGGAAGGAAGAGGATTGCGAAAAGAGGAAGGAAAGCGGAACAGAAGCAGACGGCAAATGAAAAACATGACCGTTCATTCTCCATCATCCGCCAGCCGGGAAGGATACCCTGTGCCTCTGCCTCTAAAACAGGGAATGCACCGGAAAAAACACAGGCTGCAAGGATGCGGAAATGTCCACGGGCGCCATGAAGTACAGCACGGACCAAGCCGGAAATGGCCAATCTCCGTTAAACAGACTGCCCTTTTCCCTGGTCGTCAGACTGCACAAGGCATCCAACAGGGGCCCAGGCCCACAAGACATCCGAACTCCTGCCCTTTCCCGGTACAGGCAAACACCAACGGACACAATACTTCTCCCGGCAGGTGAAAAGCTGAAGAAAAAGACGAATGTACCGGACACCGCCGGGCAAATATCCGGAACCACGGCCCGGTTCCACCATGAACAGCCGCAGCCATCTCCGTTATATAAACAAAAACAGCCCCGGAGATAAACTCCGGGGCTGGTCTGCTAATGTTCGTTGAACTGCGGGCTCTGCTGCGTCTTAAGCGCGGAGAGCGGCGCCGTCCTTGGCTTCAATGGCCTTCTTGGCTTGCGCGAAGATGGCGTCGAAAGCCTTTTCGTCGGAGACGGCCAAATCGGCAAGAACCTTGCGGTCCAGGTCGATGTCGGCGGCTTTCAGGCCTTCCATAAAGCGGGAATAGGTCAGACCGCGGTCACGCACGGCAGCGGAAATACGGGCGATCCAGAGACGGCGGAACTGCCCCTTCCTTCTCTTGCGGTCACGGTATTCATACTGCCAAGCTTTATAAACAGCATCCTTGGCGTAGCGGAAGAGTTTGCTGCGGAAACCGCGGAAACCCTTGGCACGCAAAAGAATGCGCTTACGGCGCTTGCGGGAGGCCGGTCCATTAGTGGCACGTGGCATAGCTTATTTCTATTTCTATCTTGAACAGACTGTTCTTCCTCACCTCCCTGCAGTCTCGCCTGTTCTTTATCTTCCTCTTCGGAAGAAGGCTGCATGAAGGCCCCCCGTTCAGCGGGAGGAAAGCTCGGCGTTGGTCGAGCGTTTTCGCGGTTCAGGCGAAAGGCAGGTTCTGCTTGACTGCCCAGACTTGCGTTTCGTCCACCAGAGCCACCTTGCCAAGCTGACGCTTGCGCTTGCTGGACTTCTTCTGGAGGATGTGGCGCTTGCCCTGTTTGCGGCGCAGTACCTTGCCCGTGCCGGTAACCTTGAAACGCTTGGCGACTGCCTTGCGGGTTTTGTTGATACCACCTTTGCGGGTCATGGTGGAAGGAGTATAGGCGCCAATCCGTCCTTGGCAAGTGGAAAATGCCACTGACTCTTTTTTCCGGGCAAATGCCCTCCCTCCTCTACCAACTCCCGGTCATGCGGAAGGCAGGGAAATAACGCTTTCCCCTTCCGGTACAGAATAAGAAACATCATTGACATAAAGCGTATAAGGGACATTGCTCCGCACCGTAATGCTCTTCTTCCCGTCAAAAACAATATCCGTTGTCACAGGACCGAAAGTCAGGCGGCGAATGCCATGCCTTCCCTTCTCCGGGCGCAGCCTCCAGCGCACCTGCCGCTGTTCGGCACTGATTTCATGAAAGCCGAGCACGTTCTCAATAAACAGGGAAATGGGTCCCAGGGCGGACCAGCCGCAGAAATCCTGCCTGACGCGCCGTCCATGTTCCACGGAAGGCCGGTTGGCGGAAGGACTGTAGCACTCCCAGATCGTATGAGGAACGACCTCATGATAAGTCCTCAGTTGCTGCATAAGAACCTTCTCCGCCAATTCGTCCGCCAGATCGGCATATCCGTAGCCTTCCAGAGCCTTGGTCGCCATATAGGCCGTAGGCAGCCAGACGGCTCCGCGCCAGTAATTACCGGTTTTTTCGTCAAAATCCCTGTCGCTCCGGGCTAAAGAAGGCCAGGGAAGCTCTCCTCCGAACCCGTCGGCCCTCTTCACATGCTCCACCATGCGGGCGGCCTGTTCCGGAGAGGCGGCCCCCGCAAGCAGGGGCCAGAAGGAAGCAATCGTCTTCACGCGACACGGCTTCTTCGTAACGACGTCCACATCATAATAAAACCCGTCCTCCTCATCCCAGTACAACTCGTTAATCTTCCGGACCAGGGCCTTATACTCCCCTTCCCATTCCCGGGCTTCCTCTTTCTTCCCCAGCGAGGAATACAAACTGCTGATACAGCGGGCGGCCAGCGCTTGCTGGGAAATGGCGTCCACCCAGAGAATCCTGTCGTAGCCGCCGGAATCCCGCCCGCGCGGCGTATTATCCATTCCGCTGGCTCTTCCCGTCCAGGTAAACCCGTCCTTCCCAGCCGCTCCGAGGTAAACGGGATTGCTGCTGTAAGGCGCCCGTTCCCCCTTGGGCGCCGTATTGAACCAGCGGAAATGCCGCTGGAGAAACTGCTCCCGGAGAAGAACTCCTTCCACCCTGGCCTTGTCTCCTGAAAACCGGTAATTCTCCCATTCCAGCCATGCAAAAAGGGGAGGATTGTCCCTCATGTGAATGCGCAGAGGCGTAGAAACGCCCCGGTACATGGGAAAATAAAAATTATCCAGGCTCTCCTTGCCGGGGAAGGACTTGGGCGCATACTTGGAAAACAGGGCCATGAAACAGGTGTCCCAAATCCAGACATCCGTTTCGTAGCAATTCTCGTCCAGATAGGGGGAGGCAGGCAGCCCCTCCGGGCCCTTTCTGACCCTCTCTGCGGCTATCTCCCACGTTTTTTTATACAAATCAACCAATTCGGCATCCGGATAAACGGGAAGAGGAATCTCCTCCCTCCACGCCGTCGCGACCGTATCCGCATGGGGAGCTGCCGTGGAAAAGGGAGCCGTAGCTATCGTCCCCGCCGCCACAAACGCGAGCAGGCAGGAAAAATTGACGTAAACAAGGAAGACACGCATATAAGACTGTACGTCCTCTGGACAGGAATTCATTCATCCGTTTTCCCTTCATCCGCGCTCAACGGAAGAGAAAACCGTCCGGAATGCGTCCTGAAAATCACTTTCCTCAGCGGCCTTCCCTCAACTGCCGTATTTCATCCCGGATCAGGGCCGCGCGTTCGAACTCCAGATGGGAGGCGGCCTCTTTCATCTCCGCCTCCAACTTGGCAACACGGTCTTCCAGGCCATAAGGAGCCTCGTTTTCCGCCACGCGGAAAGACTCTTCATCCTCTTCCGAATACAGCTTCAACTGGCCCTGTTCCGACCGGCTCACGGTCTGGGGAACAATACCGTGTTCGCGATTGTACTCTTCCTGAATTCCCCGGCGGTAATCGGTCAGTTCAATCAGGCGCTTGATGGAATCCGTCATCACGTCCGCAAACAGCACGCATTCCCCATGCACATGGCGCGCCGCGCGGCCCGCCGTCTGCACCAGGGACGTTTCATTGCGCAGGAACCCTTCCTTGTCTGCATCCAGAATGCAGACGAGAGACACTTCCGGCAGGTCCAGGCCTTCCCGGAGCAGGTTGATGCCCACCAGTACGTCTATCTTCTGGGCACGCAGGGCGCGCAGGATTTCCACACGCTCAATGGCGTCCACATCCGCATGAATATAGGAAACCTTCAGGCCCACGCCCCTCAGGTAATCCGTCAAATCCTCCGCCGTCTTCTTGGTCAGCGTCGTCACCAGAACGCGCTCATGCTTGGAAACGCGTTCATTGCACAGGGCGATCGTCTCGTCAATCTGCCCCTTCAGCGGGCGTATGGTAATCTTCGGCTCCACCAGCCCCGTGGGACGGATAATCTGCTCCACAATAAGCGGCGTGGAGCGCTTGGTGGGATCAAACTGCTCCACGGGCTGGGAGGAAGGGCTGGGACTGACTCGTATCTCCTTGGGGGAGGAAAACAAAATCCCCTTGAAGCCTTCCGGAGCCTTCTCCCCGGAGCGGGCGGCGCGCTTGACGGGAATGTAAGTCTTGTTATCCGCACGGCAGTTGATCAACTCAAACGGTCCTGGCGTGGCGGAAGCATACACGATCTGGTTCTGCCTCTCCATGAACTCATGGAACTTCAACGGCCTGTTGTCCAGGGCGCTGGGCAGGCGGAAACCGTGATCCACCAGAATATTCTTGCGGCTGCGGTCTCCCTCGTACATGCCGCCTATCTGGGGCACGGCCGCGTGGCTCTCGTCAATCAGGGTCAAGGAATCCTTGGGAAAGAAATCAAGCAGCGTGGAAGGAGCGCTGCCCGGCAGGCGTCCGGACAAATGGCGGGAATAATTCTCAATCCCCTTGCAGAACCCCAGCTCCTCGATCAATTCCAAATCGTAATCCGTGCGCAGCTTCAGCCGCTGCGCCTCTAGCAGGCGCCCCTCCTTCTCAAACCAGGTAACGCGGTCGGCCAGCTCCTGGCGGATGGCCTTCAACGCCGCGGCCCGCTTCTCCGGAGCGGCCACATACTGCTTGGCCGGGAAAAACGTATAGCTCCCCAGCCGTTCACGCACGCGGCCGGACACGGAATCTATCAGGGAAACCCGTTCCACCTCGTCGCCGAAAAACTCCACGCGGATAGCC
This genomic stretch from Akkermansia biwaensis harbors:
- the rplT gene encoding 50S ribosomal protein L20, producing MPRATNGPASRKRRKRILLRAKGFRGFRSKLFRYAKDAVYKAWQYEYRDRKRRKGQFRRLWIARISAAVRDRGLTYSRFMEGLKAADIDLDRKVLADLAVSDEKAFDAIFAQAKKAIEAKDGAALRA
- the rpmI gene encoding 50S ribosomal protein L35 yields the protein MTRKGGINKTRKAVAKRFKVTGTGKVLRRKQGKRHILQKKSSKRKRQLGKVALVDETQVWAVKQNLPFA
- a CDS encoding excinuclease ABC subunit UvrB — its product is MSSFELNSSFKPSGDQEQAIGKLLKSLEAGNKHQALLGVTGSGKTFTMANLIARMNRPTLVISHNKTLAAQLHSELKSFFPNNAVDYYVSYFDYYQPEAYIASTDTYIEKDSAINDELDRLSLNAMNSLMTRRDVIVVASVSCIYGLSTPEDYRNLTLRIREGDIMDRDVFLRQLVERLFERQDFDFLRGTFRVRGEVVEVFPAYSEGEAIRVEFFGDEVERVSLIDSVSGRVRERLGSYTFFPAKQYVAAPEKRAAALKAIRQELADRVTWFEKEGRLLEAQRLKLRTDYDLELIEELGFCKGIENYSRHLSGRLPGSAPSTLLDFFPKDSLTLIDESHAAVPQIGGMYEGDRSRKNILVDHGFRLPSALDNRPLKFHEFMERQNQIVYASATPGPFELINCRADNKTYIPVKRAARSGEKAPEGFKGILFSSPKEIRVSPSPSSQPVEQFDPTKRSTPLIVEQIIRPTGLVEPKITIRPLKGQIDETIALCNERVSKHERVLVTTLTKKTAEDLTDYLRGVGLKVSYIHADVDAIERVEILRALRAQKIDVLVGINLLREGLDLPEVSLVCILDADKEGFLRNETSLVQTAGRAARHVHGECVLFADVMTDSIKRLIELTDYRRGIQEEYNREHGIVPQTVSRSEQGQLKLYSEEDEESFRVAENEAPYGLEDRVAKLEAEMKEAASHLEFERAALIRDEIRQLREGR
- a CDS encoding MGH1-like glycoside hydrolase domain-containing protein, which encodes MRVFLVYVNFSCLLAFVAAGTIATAPFSTAAPHADTVATAWREEIPLPVYPDAELVDLYKKTWEIAAERVRKGPEGLPASPYLDENCYETDVWIWDTCFMALFSKYAPKSFPGKESLDNFYFPMYRGVSTPLRIHMRDNPPLFAWLEWENYRFSGDKARVEGVLLREQFLQRHFRWFNTAPKGERAPYSSNPVYLGAAGKDGFTWTGRASGMDNTPRGRDSGGYDRILWVDAISQQALAARCISSLYSSLGKKEEAREWEGEYKALVRKINELYWDEEDGFYYDVDVVTKKPCRVKTIASFWPLLAGAASPEQAARMVEHVKRADGFGGELPWPSLARSDRDFDEKTGNYWRGAVWLPTAYMATKALEGYGYADLADELAEKVLMQQLRTYHEVVPHTIWECYSPSANRPSVEHGRRVRQDFCGWSALGPISLFIENVLGFHEISAEQRQVRWRLRPEKGRHGIRRLTFGPVTTDIVFDGKKSITVRSNVPYTLYVNDVSYSVPEGESVISLPSA